atccattattcgctaacctggaggaaacctccgtgagcgcctgatggtgtttctaattttaagtgcctgatggagggttaaaaacGCCAGTATTTTCAGAATTGCCTTGATTTACACCTCGCTTAGACGACCACCCACAACAAGATATGTTGTGAAGTTATTAAGGTATATCCCATATTAAAGGAAGCTAATTTATCATTTGATAATTACAggctataaatttattttcctacttTTTCTTATTGAGATAGGTCATTCACCAAggaaggaatattaatttaaaataaatgataagtatcggaaaatattaatttacagaaCCATTCAAGTAGCTACTTGTACATTGTATATTGGTCAGAAACCGTCACATCTATGGTTGACTGGTCTGCTTTTAGATGTATTTTAGTGGGTTAGCGATTGTTCTACCGTAATTCACACAAATGGCTGGAGGCATTAATGATCAGCAGCCTTTCTGGAGTATCTGTTACTTTACAGTGTATcgtctcaaaatattttttaactccaGCATATGAATACAGCACTAACAGTTATACCTTCCAACCTATGAAATGATGGATATAAAATTCAGGATCATGAGTACACATAATCATGTATTACTGATTTGAAGACTAGCACTTCTGAAGATgacttttaaaatagaatattttataattattttctttctgtgAATAGAAATTTAATCTAACTTATGTATCTAGtatgaaaatatgtaaatgttacaacatagttgtatatatttattgaacaaaatatcttcccagttaaataaaatagtctgtaaataaacaaatagtttgtATCTTGATACACCTAGGCTAATTTTTCAGTTACTTAATGATTTTATCAATTATACATGTATAGCCTATCAATTAGACCTTTACAGTAATTCTGTTATTCATACAGTTTTTAGATACAGAAATTTGTCTGAAAATTGAGATGACGAGGTACTGTATCTAAAGAGATTATATttccatctttattttatttggtcTTAATACCCATTAATTTACACTGCAACTCCTTTGTAATTTGTCTTTATGTGTATCCTATGTAAAGTATTGGGATGTAATggttcacattgaatcaacccttcctaatGTAGCTACGTTATGAAATGGTTGTTAAGAaaaaaaagcaacatttcttattGACTATAATACTTTGActtactattttgtatttaattagcaTAAAGtctatatttaataactttatattagaGTCCAAGAcagtatagtaaaatattaataaacattgtttctaGCTATCGTTTCAAAATTCTCTTTAAAGATCATGTTTAACTTAgtgcattttcaaaattttgtagaGTAAATTAGACCCATAAAACTAATACATGTaacctaattattttactaagttatttTCTGTGCTTCATGTAAAAAGTCATTTTGGGATAACAACACGACAACCACAGGTCATCTGAAGGACAGTGGGAGATATTTTAGTGAATCTGAGTATATTAAACTCATTTCTGCTTCAATCAAATCACATTTCATTTCAGTTTAAGCGGTGTTTATGCCAGACTAAAGGTGTCTTAACGTATTAAGTGCTCGGATTAGGGGCAACAGCTTAACGCATCAACTGACCATCCATATAATTTAACTAGCCAATCGACAGACTGCCGATGAAGAAGTGAAGATTATTAGTGCATCCTTAAGTCAAACTCATATAATATTAGATGTTTTGGTTCTTGATATTAAGCCATTATGTAATTCTACTTGTTAAATAAAGAAGatcaatgttttaaaagattGAATTACTAAGTTATTCATTAGAAAAATAAgtagttattttctaatatttataactaattgtaaaaaattaaaataattattttaatatttacattaattattgattgattaGTTTCCATTTATACTGATCAGATGTAGGTTATatctttgattaattttgtaGAATTATATTAATTGTGATTGTTTACAGTcctgcaataaattataatatagcctactttattatttttagtttcaaagtAAGTGCATATGAAAAAAATGTCAGTAGTTCAGTCATAGTACAATGAATCATggaaacaaatctttaaaaaaaaaacactgccttgcatttacatttacaaaataccattattttataGTTCATATATTAGTAGTACTACTCACAGTGACCAAGTCAATCATCATTACTGGCCAAGAAATGTCAATTTACATTATACAATCAACCATCTAACATTGTATGAGCAGGAAGCATTTTACTCTTCACTCAGATTATATAATAAACTCCCTGGTCATTTAAAGTTGGAAATATATATTACCAAATTCAGAAGTACCCTAAAACAGCATCTCATTGCCCTGTTATAATACAGTGTTTCTGAGTTTTTAATGGAACGTAAGTGATTTTGAGTTGTTTTCattacatgtgtgtgtgtgattttatATTCTagattatatgtattaattttaatgaggGTTAGCATAATTTGTGCAACAAACTGACATGTCATATCATCCCTAAGCTATGTTATTACCAAAGCTTTAGCTTgtcataatgtaaacaaaaatgtctaataaataaataaaaatttacataaatatagttAACTGTTGGTGTGCTTTTTGTTGACATGTCATATGTTTACCTAAGCATTAGCTTGttataatgtaaactaaaatgtctaataaataaataaaaatgtatgtaaatatagttAACTGTTGGTGTGCTTTTTGTTGACATGTCATATGTTTACCTAAGCATTAGCTTGttataatgtaaactaaaatgtctaataaataaataaaaatttacataaatatagttAACTGTTGGTGTGCTTTTTGTTGACATGTCATATGTTTACCTAAGCATTAGCTTGttataatgtaaactaaaatgtctaataaataaataaaaatgtatgtaaatatagttAACTGTTGGTGTGCTTTTTGTTGACATGTCATATCTTTACCTAAGCATTAGCTTGttataatgtaaactaaaatgtctataaaaataaatataaataaaaatgtatgtttaaatatagttaactGATGGTGTGCTTTTTGTTAGTATAGGCCCCGTCTATATAACTACAATAATTGCTTGAGTTGAagtcaatattatttttactctatcAGTGGGCTGGTGGTAAACAATTGATTTGATAGCTTTCACACTGAATGGTTCCAATTGATCAATCAACTTATCTTACTGTTGTTGACATAGGCTTTCATTGATTCAATAGGAAATTTAAACACTTCAATTTATGGTATTCTGCAATGCAGTCTGACAAAATTAAATGCTGGATTCCGcctttaaaataaaagcatttttcattttcaataactAGGCTATCTCTGCTAGTACGTCAGTGAAAGATAGCctaaccaaataaaatttattacaggtaatgtacattacttttttaaagtatctatgcttttaatttgagaaaatcaataatatatgtaCCCTTATATTAAGTTTGTGATATATCCTATACTGTAATatacagttttatgttttttgtttttgtttttttttttgaaggtgAAGCAAAGAACTTGCCAGGTCGAAATCACAATGCAGCAAGTGTCAGAGATATCTTCTGTGTACTGTCACTGGATCAGGAGGAGATCTTTCGTACCTCTACAATTGAAAGAACACTTAAGTGAGTAAGCTTGTGttagatattattatattaagccAATAGTACCTTAAAAATATGGTAGTAGAAGTTTCATGTAATCTAATaagtataaatttcttttattaacataTCCATAATTTTTAATGTGCTTGCCTAAAATTCATGTACAGTGTCGCTAAAAAGTTTAGGGACAggcttaaaaaaaacacaaatttctgacaaaagtttgtttttaatggaaacaaatatttaaattatacaaaatagtaaaatggaCATGAATACATACAAATCAGTAATCAATAGGTCCTCCATTAGCTTTATAAACATTCTTTGATCCGTTTTGGCATCGAATCAATGAGTGTCAGACAGTCTTCCTTCTTGATACTCCGCCATATCTgtgccaacatgaacttcagttCAGCTTTGTTCTTGGGTTTGTTCTTCGCTAGACGACTGGCCATGGTATTCCATAAATTTTCTATCGGATTAAGATCCGGGCTTCGTGGTGGCCACTTCAGAACCTCAACATCATGATTACTGAACCATTCTTGTGTGTGTCTTGATTTGTGGCACGGTGCATTGTCTTgttgaaagatgtaattttcACCAAGCAATTTATTGGCAGATGGTAACATGAATTCTTCTAGagtttgacaatatttaatactgttcatTGTGCCTTCAA
The Homalodisca vitripennis isolate AUS2020 chromosome 4, UT_GWSS_2.1, whole genome shotgun sequence DNA segment above includes these coding regions:
- the LOC124359869 gene encoding GTPase-activating protein-like, translated to MADQKYNVRVEERLRIKIGEAKNLPGRNHNAASVRDIFCVLSLDQEEIFRTSTIERTLK